The Sorghum bicolor cultivar BTx623 chromosome 6, Sorghum_bicolor_NCBIv3, whole genome shotgun sequence genome contains the following window.
AGCGGTGCCAACTACCAACACTCTGTCTATTTACCAAAGCCGGCACCAGCGCATTTGCTCACTAGGGCTGCCACCGTGGAGTGCCACGTGAGCACAAGGATGAATTTGGACAAACAATTAAAGATGAGGTACTGCTTTGGCCAATTTGAAAGTTGAGGGACTAAATTGAGCCTGAGACAAAAGATGAGGGACTAATTTCTTGCTATTCCACCTTTTTATAATATCCATACATGATATAGTTAAATATCAAGTTTCACGAATTCTTTTGAAGACACATAAAAATTGTAACTCAAATCATCATGAAGTTAGTTATCTGTAACTCAAATTAGCATGGAGTTAGTTATTCATATATCAAGGGCATGTGTGACAGAAGGCCCTCTCGATTCTTCTTGTTGTTCTATTGTCATGAATTGCACgggtatactccctccgtttatTTATGGAAGTCATCTTACCGAAAAAAGTTATTCAAGTATCGGAGTCATCTAAGTTATGGGTCACTATTTTCACCTTTTTTCAAGCACATGCAGCTCCTCTTACAGGTCTAGTTAATAATTCAACCGTGCATGCAACTCCTTTTATTGGCCGAATTAATTTCTCCTTGGTCACTGTGCATGACCCTAAAATGACTTCGATAAATAGACGGAGAGAGTATATTACATGATGCACATTTATTTATACCATACTAGATAACAAACTACTCAAGATCTAGTTTTATAGTTTGATTATTTGAACTGTCGATTGAATCAGGATATAATAATACAAGTTTTGCTTTTAATAAAAATTACATTAATAATTTGGTGGTAGAAATATTTATTATTTCTTAGTGATTAGTGAATAGCTAGGGGTTCAAGGCCTCTATAttgtgttgttgttgttgctgttgttataataataataataataataataataataataataataataataataataataataataataataataataataataataataataataataataataataataNNNNNNNNNNNNNNNNNNNNNNNNNNNNNNNNNNNNNNNNNNNNNNNNNNNNNNNNNNNNNNNNNNNNNNNNNNNNNNNNNNNNNNNNNNNNNNNNNNNNGCAGCGTGCAGAGCAGCCCCGGCGTGAGGACCACGAACAGCACCGTCGCCACGATCAACGGGGCCCCAGTCCGCCATCGctccccctctccctctccctcttcctTCCTAGTGAAGAAGCTCCAAATCTACGCTCTCCTTTTCTCGTTCTTCTCCCTGTCTCGGAGTTGAGGAATGAGGAGCGTCGCAGTAGCGCCCCGCCTGCCAGTCACGGATTATTAGAGGAGAAAAGAAAAGCGTCGCGGGGCCCACTGCGTGGTTTGAGAGCGACTTGGGGGCCCCACTCGTCATTGGCAGGGGCAGGAGCGGGCGTGGTCCAGCCTCTCCGACGCGGGGGCAAGGAAGGAATCCAACCGTTGCTGCCGCTTTGCTTGCGCAGTGGGGTACACGGGTGCGGTGCGAGCGTGCGAGGCGACGCACCGGATCTACGTGGGCCCCACCAGCTCACGTGTCCGTCCGCACACGAGAAGCAGAATCGGCTGCTGGACTTGGGCCATTCAAAGGTCCAATAggatgttttttttttagaaattgaGGTCCAGTAGAATTTGACACAGGCAGCCGCtccattttttgttttttataattttttaaaaacacAGCAAGCGGCAGTTGAATTGAGTTACCTGGAAAATcgatcaaagaaaaaaaaaagatcaatGAAATTAATGAATGATGAAGCAAGGGAAACATTGTGTACCGTACCGTCAAattaatcaagcaaggagagcgCGGTCAGAGTCAGCTTCCCTGACGAACCTGCAACGCTCCCTTTCTGATCTGATCCCATCCTCATCCTGATGCTTTTTCCTCCCTCCATGGATTCCCCTCCTCCTTTTCTCACTCTTTAGCGTCCTCCATTGGATCAGCCTGGCATGGATGGATGTCGTCGACGTCGCATTCCTCAATGAATCNNNNNNNNNNNNNNNNNNNNNNNNNNNNNNNNNNNNNNNNNNNNNNNNNNNNNNNNNNNNNNNNNNNNNNNNNNNNNNNNNNNNNNNNNNNNNNNNNNNNNNNNNNNNNNNNNNNNNNNNNNNNNNNNNNNNNNNNNNNNNNNNNNNNNNNNNNNNNNNNNNNNNNNNNNNNNNNNNNNNNNNNNNNNNNNNNNNNNNNNNNNNNNNNNNNNNNNNNNNNNNNNNNNNNNNNNNNNNNNNNNNNNNNNNNNNNNNNNNNNNNNNNNNNNNNNNNNNNNNNNNNNNNNNNNNNNNNNNNNNNNNNNNNNNNNNNNNNNNNNNNNNNNNNNNNNNNNNNNNNNNNNNNNNNNNNNNNNNNNNNNNNNNNNNNNNNNNNNNNNNNNNNNNNNNNNNNNNNNNNNNNNNNNNNNNNNNNNNNNNNNNNNNNNNNNNNNNNNNNNNNNNNNNNNNNNNNNNNNNNNNNNNNNNNNNNNNNNNNNNNNNNNNNNNNNNNNNNNNNNNNNNNNNNNNNNNNNNNNNNNNNNNNNNNNNNNNNNNNNNNNNNNNNNNNNNNNNNNNNNNNNNNNNNNNNNNNNNNNNNNNNNNNNNNNNNNNNNNNNNNNNNNNNNNNNNNNNNNNNNNNNNNNNNNNNNNNNNNNNNNNNNNNNNNNNNNNNNNNNNNNNNNNNNNNNNNNNNNNNNNNNNNNNNNNNNNNNNNNNNNNNNNNNNNNNNNNNNNNNNNNNNNNNNNNNNNNNNNNNNNNNNNNNNNNNNNNNNNNNNNNNNNNNNNNNNNNNNNNNNNNNNNNNNNNNNNNNNNNNNNNNNNNNNNNNNNNNNNNNNNNNNNNNNNNNNNNNNNNNNNNNNNNNNNNNNNNNNNNNNNNNNNNNNNNNNNNNNNNNNNNNNNNNNNNNNNNNNNNNNNNNNNNNNNNNNNNNNNNNNNNNNNNNNNNNNNNNNNNNNNNNNNNNNNNNNNNNNNNNNNNNNNNNNNNNNNNNNNNNNNNNNNNNNNNNNNNNNNNNNNNNNNNNNNNNNNNNNNNNNNNNNNNNNNNNNNNNNNNNNNNNNNNNNNNNNNNNNNNNNNNNNNNNNNNNNNNNNNNNNNNNNNNNNNNNNNNNNNNNNNNNNNNNNNNNNNNNNNNNNNNNNNNNNNNNNNNNNNNNNNNNNNNNNNNNNNNNNNNNNNNNNNNNNNNNNNNNNNNNNNNNNNNNNNNNNNNNNNNNNNNNNNNNNNNNNNNNNNNNNNNNNNNNNNNNNNNNNNNNNNNNNNNNNNNNNNNNNNNNNNNNNNNNNNNNNNNNNNNNNNNNNNNNNNNNNNNNNNNNNNNNNNNNNNNNNNNNNNNNNNNNNNNNNNNNNNNNNNNNNNNNNNNNNNNNNNNNNNNNNNNNNNNNNNNNNNNNNNNNNNNNNNNNNNNNNNNNNNNNNNNNNNNNNNNNNNNNNNNNNNNNNNNNNNNNNNNNNNNNNNNNNNNNNNNNNNNNNNNNNNNNNNNNNNNNNNNNNNNNNNNNNNNNNNNNNNNNNNNNNNNNNNNNNNNNNNNNNNNNNNNNNNNNNNNNNNNNNNNNNNNNNNNNNNNNNNNNNNNNNNNNNNNNNNNNNNNNNNNNNNNNNNNNNNNNNNNNNNNNNNNNNNNNNNNNNNNNNNNNNNNNNNNNNNNNNNNNNNNNNNNNNNNNNNNNNNNNNNNNNNNNNNNNNNNNNNNNNtattattattattattattattattattattattattattattattattattattattattattattattattattatgcttCTTTCTATTTTCACGTTTAATTTAGTTGAACGTGaagaataaaaataataatagagTGGAAGCACGTTCAGTTGAATGTGATACAGACAAGAATGGAGACGAAAAACTTAATTGAACGTAATCGGAACTGaacaaaaaaaggaaagaaagaaatcAAAACAAAAGACATATAAACACATTCGAACAAGAATGGAAATCAGAATACGTACCTACTTCCTCCATCCACGGTGAGAAGTCAAATAtttttaagtttaaccaaatatatataattatagtaatatttatcatatataatatatattattaggttgaacataaaatatattttcataatatacttatttgtagatatatatatatattgatattatttaatatatttcTACTTTAGAACCGAAAAGTGTATTTATTTGTGAACTCAGTTCTTCCTCTTCCTAGCCAAGCCACTGACGACGACTCAACACCGAGCCACACCGACAAGGACTCACCCACAGGGTCAACATTTTTGGGAAGAACAGGacaaattttaaaaaatgaaGCTACAAAACTCATAGGGTTCGCTTGTCTGAAAAGTCGTGGCTAAAAGTATTGTCCgctgatttaggccttgtttaggccttgtttagttccaaaaacttttcggttttcggaactgtagcactttcgtttttatttgacaaacattattcgaTTATAGAGtatctaggcttaaaagatttatcttgtgatttacaggtaaactgtgcaattagtttttattttcgtttatatttaatgcttcatgcatgtgccacaaaattcgatgtgacggagaatcttgaaaagattttggtttttgggtgaactaaacaaggccttagttcaaaaaaattcaagattccttgtcacatcgaatcttgtggcacatgtatagaatattaaatttagacgaaaacaaaaactaattacacagtttgcctgtaaatcacaagatgaatcttttgaccctaatttgtctattattggacaatatttaccacaaacaaatgaaagtgctacagtacctaaaatccaaaatttttgccaactaaacaaggccttattgtgagagaaaaccaTTGCTGATTGATAGAAAAGGTACaacttataagacaagcgaatgAAGCCAAAGCCGTGGGTTGTTTAAAACTCCTTTTCTACTATCAGGGTTGtttatttaaaaccttaggCGTGGCAAGACCTGCTACTGTCTATTTTCTAGAAAAGCCCTTCAACTTATGAAGAGCTGGATTAGTGTGTGGAAAGAGCTGATTTCTAATCCTGTCTATATAATATAGTTCTTTTTTTGTTATTTAACTGGAGTCTAGGGACATTGTTGATAGTTTGAGGTAGGATGTGCTCAGTTTAGTACTAAAAAACAGCTTTGACAACACGCAGTTAGCTAAGTATTTAAAATTTTAGAATTAACTTTAAATTTAATGTAGCGCAGGAAATATATGTACTAGTAAAAGGAAGAAGGTAAAATCTGACGTACCAGAATAAAATCACAGTCAAGAACAACAATATAGTACAGAACGGATCTGAAATTTttgacaacaaaaaaaaaagagaaatgagCAATTCTATAAATGGAAGGAGACCAGTCCCCGtaacagaaagaaaaaaaaggtaaGATCTGAAGGAGCAAAATATACTGCAGTGAAGAACAGCGAAGTAGAAAACCAATCTGAAATCTTTTGCCAAATAAAACCTAAAATTATGTTTAGCCAGCATAGAGCTACGGGAGAGTGGAGAGAGTAGAGGGAGgaaaaagggggagagagagagaggaagggagaGAAACAGAATCGGTTTAATGGAAAGATGAAAGAGAGATGGACGACCCGAAATGGACAAGCCTATCGCGAGATAAAGAGGTTTAGGGTTTGACCAGGACAGATCTTGAATCAGACCAAtgtttgggtcttgtttagttcactcttagaaccaaaaactttttaagatttttcatcacatcgaattttgtagcacatgcataaagtattaaatatagtcaaaaacaaaaattaattacatagtttgcttgtaaattatgagatgaatcttttgagtctagttagtctataattgaatgatatttgccacaaacaaacggaaGTGCTACACTAGCCGAAAAAAATTCTTTTCGGCAACGGAACAAGAGTtctaaagatttttttttcagagaatagcactttcgtttctatttggtaattattcttCAGTTATGGACTAaacaggctcaaaagatttatctcgcgatttacatgcaaattatgcaattagtttttgttttcatctatatttagtactccgtGTATttaccgcaagattcaatgtgacgaagaatcttgaaaagtttttggtttgtaGGGTGAACTAGCCTTATTTAATAAttggtaaaattttttggattttgggttgaaaagcatctaggcccctaatgagtttcggtgattaatgacaatgttgattactatgactaacgtgtgttttgcagagacaAAGTCATTcgagttaggtcatggtaatggtgatcGATGGACTAGATCATTCATGCCAACTTAttggtggaaatcgtttcggttttcaaaggatggatggacatcgtcggaactagactaggtctaagtgccatatggtgaagaagggcacttagagtagtttaggactttgttttcctttgaccgtaccgtactattaagagaggCATTGAATAGGTAACTTgacctaggcaaggctttaggtttaggtgcggtacacacttggtaaacctagcactaggcagctctgaaaaagtccttagatcgagaggaacaaacttcgttttggaaagatcgaatttcgacgaagtttgggtgcctaagtaggcaccggacgctgcactggACActatgtgagtgcgtccggtgaggttgaCTCAAGTCAGAGTGActgggtgcctagggttaggcaccggacgttcgcaccggactcaccggggagcgtccggtcccatacccaaggAGGTCTGCAGTAGaccagggcaccggacgctagcaccgaacTCGCCGGGGAGCGTCCGGTcctatacccagggaggttgtaaattTGCCCTCGCACCGGACGGTGTCACCGGCCCCTCTGAGGGTGCGTCCAGTGCTCTGTTAGAGAGAGTACAGCTAGTCGTTaatgtgtcaccggacgctcggtgcagtgtgtccggtgcaacattacaagcgtccggtgctcccgtTTTTAGTGTAAAACGGTTGGCCGGCCCTTAGACTTGATGGGGTGTATTCATACtcatccacctcgtccatgggaggttgcttgcccatttgatcagttgagaatcatcttgtggtgcaagagagaagcaagagcctagagaggattgagaattgagagatttcttaagTGAATCATTCTCTAGTTGAGTTCTAAGAGTCAAGtgagcatccaccactctctagtgccttgattgggtcaagtgagagttcattgcttgttactcttggtgatcgccatcacctagacggttcggtggtgattgaagGCACGAAGACTGCCCGGAGTTCTTATGGgttgctcgtgtcaagcttgtgagcggttgtgggcgattcaccgtgacagagtgtcgaagaatcagcccgtagagagcacttggtccttgcgcggaccaagaaggagcaagacccttgcgcgggtgctccaacaaggactagtggggagtggcgactctccgatacttcGGCAAAACATCGTCGCGTTTCTCTTgctctactcctttactttctagcatttactttgagcttttacattcctagaattgtcatgctagaataggattggaactaggttgtaaaactttttatccggtaactctctagtcacactaggcacaagaggTTGAATTAGaccttataggttgcttaaatttttagagaagcccaattcattcCTCCTCTTGggtatcttgatcctttcatggGTACTGTagcctttcgtttgtatttggtaatattgttcaatcatgagcTAATTAGacttcaaaagatttgtctcgtaaattacaggtaaactgtgtatttaatttttatttttgtctatatttaatattatatgtatatgtcgcaagattcgatgtaatgacatgattttttgaactaaatagACTTAAAGCAACtccaacaaatatgatatccatGTTATCTAGACTATTTTTAGATTTTAAAGCAAAAATTAAAGTCCAACAGATGTGTAAGTTTGCTATCCCTAAATTTTTGCTTGTTATAAATAGCACACTGTCTTTACTGCCTATCTCATAAAAAAGCTATTGTAGAATTCTACGTTTTGAGTAAATTTTTTTATACAATCattaaattttataatttagaatataattttatatTGTCTTTGCAGGTGccgtaagagcatctccagtgTGTGTCAAAACCGAACCGTAGAGGCATGATGGTTCGATTTATACACTGGAGTACCCGAACCATATAGAATCTTTCTTTGGTTCACATCCTGCAGATGGTTCGAACCGACTCGAATAGAAAAATAGAAAGGCAAGCAGAATCCATGCATGGAGGCCTGATGCCGGTAGCTGAGCCGACGATTTTGAATTTTCTAATCTAAAACGGAGGCCCACCAACCGAACCAAACACTACAGCTATCGAACCATGCCTAACTCTGACACTTTTGCAGAGCAAAATCGCTGAGACACTGGAGGTGCCCTAAAGAAGcgatagttggtgtcgtagcaGTAGTTGCAAGAAATACCCCTCCCTAAAAATCCTCACCCGACGGAAGCAGAAGGTACGATTTAGGCCTCGTTCGGCACCACCGGATTGGCCCGTTCCCGGGCCTGTTCCGGATGGATTGCTGCAGCCCGTTTCCAATCCAGCTGTAAGTAAAAATATGTGTTCGTTTCAGCCCGGTCTGGAAACAAAACTGGCCCAGAACGAAAACGGGCTTCACGTATCCTTGTGTCCATGGCTAGGAACAAAACCGGACCATCCTACCTCCGGAACGAAACCCTCCGGAGTCCGGAGGCGACGGCTCTAACTCGAGCAGCGACGGCTCTAACTCGAGCAGAGGCGACGATGGGGCGACGCGAGGCAACCGTGGGGCAACGCGAGGCGACCGCAGCGTGGcgcacggcgacggcgacccTACATCCTTCCCCTTCCTTCTTCTCGCCGGTGATCCCCTTGCTCCCCCCTTCTCTCCCCTTCACCTGGACATGTATTTTAGGGTTCTTGATTTGGTTCTTACGCGTCTTGTCTTGGATCCGGAGTATTTGGAATATTTGGGTATTCTTGCTGGCATCTACTAGGAGCCCGTGTGCCTGCTTGTAACCTGTTAGATCCTGATTAGGTTTTCATGCTTCCTGTACAATGTAAATCCAATGTGATTGCAGTTGCCTCGTTTCGCCCCGGCCGGCCGCGGAGGCCGTAGATCCTGCACGCCGCAGCGTCGACCGGGCGGCGGCAGGTGGAATCTCCTGTGTGCGAATGCGATCCCTGGACGGCCCGGCCGGCCGCGGATCTCGACGTGGCCAGCGGCTATTTTACTCGGGGAATACTGGACACAGCTGCCTTTGCGCCCGTGCGCGATCGAGCATTATTGGACAGATGCGTTCGGTTGCACATTGCAGTCCAGTGACCAGTCCTGGAGCTGCAGCGGTATGCCACTGCCTGACGGTACGGATGCTGTTCTCTGCAGGTTTAGCACGGCAGTCGGCAGGAAATGGAATGTGTGCGCCAGAATAAAATACGCCCGTTTAACCCTCCGGCGAACGTCCGGGGAAGCTTCAGCTCAGCAGCTCTGGGCAATTTGGATAATGGGCATTGCAGATCTTTCTTTTTTTGTAGATTAATGGCGTTGCGGATCTAGAAACTGAGGCAGATTATTAGACGAATAAACGACGATGTGTCGGAGTAATCTACAGAGATGTATCTATTCTTGCATACCAGCATACATTTTTCTTGCAATGCCATTCTTGCATAAATAACCCTTGGGTAATTATAGGTTGAGCTCGAAAGACATAGTGTGATTGAAATGTGCAGCTGTATATTTCAGAAGATATAGCCCATATGTTCCAGATAATGTCTGTTAATTTCTGTAATTTACTTGGAATTTGTATGCAAAAATTTAAGACATACATCCAAACTTGAGTTGGTTCCTATTTATGCCAGATCCTTCTTTTGAAGCATAGTATCAGATGCCTTATTTTTTGTAGTTAGGATCTCCTTCTCACTCCAAAGTATGGTTGGTGTATACTTGGCCTTTCCCACTGTAGTTTGCTATCATCAGTCAGTTGCGCGCATACAAATATTTTGGTAGTTTGCTATCATCATGGAGGGTAGTTTGCTATCATCATGCTAGCCAGCCGGCAGCAGGTTAATTATTCAGAGCCTGCAGAGGAGATATGCTAGCTAGCCAGCTGCTGCCTtttgttatatatgtatatatatttgcattgcatgcatgtGTGTCCATTGCAATACCCTCTACTTATATTGTATGGTTTATTTATATGTTTTTGGGACCCTCTAGTAAATTGGTTCGATTCTCCTCTTGTAATAACTAAAGAAAGTGCCTTTATTTGCTAGTGGTGTTGAATTCTGTCTTGATTTTTTCAGTCCAAAATTCACTTGACCTCTGCTGCTCATACACTTTGTAGTAATGTGCATGATGTTTTTTCAGTCCATGTTGTTTTGGGACTGACAGGGGGTGATTTTGGTTTGCGCTGGGAGGAGATGTGATTTATCTACACTATGCTTGTTTTCTTATTAATTGTAACTATTTCTTGTTACCTCCAGCACTATTCAATTTCCAAAAATATAGCATGTTGTGCTAAATGTAGCTATTTATTGTTAATTGTAGATCTCTCCACCACCATTTAGAGTTGGGGAAGGTGAACCTCCGCCTTCGTGGGATCCAGTACCAACTCCAGAAGGTACACTATAATATTTAGCTTCTAGTATGACATGGTTAATAATATTTAGCTTCTTTATGACTATAAAATTATATGCTTCAGTTCTACAATGAGTCTCTCACTGCGAGATCACATTAGAaagaggagggaggaggaagacgatGACATGATGCTATTTATTTTCCGCGCATTATATCTTATGAGTTCTATTAGAGGGGGAGAAAGGAGGAAACGCCATACTTCGTAAGAAACAGGCGAGGTTAAAGTTCGTAGACTCCTCGAGGGACATGTCAAGAACTGTCAAGTTGCATTTAGGATGGAACCATACATCTTTAGAGAATTGGCAACTTATCTTAGAAGGAAAAGACTTGTTGTTGATACTAGGATCACGGTGGAGGAGAAGTTGGGTTTCTTCCTATACATGTTAAGTCACAATGCCTCATATGAGGATCTCCAAGTGTTCTTTGGGCACAACAATGACACCTTCCATCATCACATAAACCACTTCTTCAAGGTTGTCATTCCTGCACTCTCTTGCCGTTTCCTTCAAGCTCCTAATCCTAATCAAGTGCATCAAAAAATCCAAGACAATCCTAGATTCTATCCATTTTTCAAGAATTATCTAGGTGCCATTGATGGAACTCATATTCCTATTTCCATAGCCTCTGAGAAAGCTTCTCCATTTAGAAATCGGAAGGGCACACTAAGTATTAATGTGATGGTGGCATGTGATTTTGATCTCAACATCACTTTCATTTCTAGTGGATGGGAGGGATCGGCTACAGATTCTAGAGTGCTACGATCAGCTATGAGCAAGGGCTTCCAAGTACCTCCAGGCAAATTCTATCTAGTTGATGGAGGGTATGCGAATACTCCATCTTTCCTTGCTCCATATCGAGGAGTTCGATATCATTTGAAAGAATTTGGGACTGGACGTCGAAGGCCACAGAACCCGAAGGAGCTCTTCAACCACCGTCACGCACTCCTGAGGAACCATGTGGAAAGGGCTTTGGGGgtgctgaaagcccaagtttggttctggtaattaatgacaccaagttgctaatgccttgtggttaagtgatttgagttaggcatagcaacacatgtgatgaaggtgcatggtggcatggaaaggtggccacatga
Protein-coding sequences here:
- the LOC110436629 gene encoding uncharacterized protein LOC110436629, with the protein product MGRREATVGQREATAAWRTATATLHPSPSFFSPLPRFAPAGRGGRRSCTPQRRPGGGRWNLLCANAIPGRPGRPRISTWPAAILLGEYWTQLPLRPCAIEHYWTDAFGCTLQSSDQSWSCSGMPLPDGTDAVLCRFSTAVGRKWNVCARIKYARLTLRRTSGEASAQQLWAIWIMGIADLSFFVD